The proteins below come from a single Anguilla rostrata isolate EN2019 chromosome 3, ASM1855537v3, whole genome shotgun sequence genomic window:
- the LOC135251744 gene encoding homeobox protein engrailed-1-B-like translates to MEEQKDQNGQDSSEEESVSLSPNMPSPPILPHQAVQQAHRTTNFFIDNILRPDFGCKKESGSRERAPTAGRDNVSLLRIRPSHPTILCQDSNGSSDGTSSSSSSSSSPSSKQSAAKPEQGNGTNGTKYDEGTTSIVVVNKGGADKNKEAQPLLWPAWVYCTRYSDRPSSGPRTRKLKKKKDEKEDKRPRTAFTAEQLQRLKTEFQANRYITEQRRQTLAQELNLNESQIKIWFQNKRAKIKKANGIKNALALQLMAQGLYNHSTTTVQEDKVDSD, encoded by the exons ATGGAAGAGCAAAAGGATCAAAACGGCCAGGATTCGAGTGAGGAAGAGAGCGTCTCCCTTTCTCCCAATATGCCGTCTCCGCCAATTTTGCCCCACCAGGCAGTGCAGCAAGCTCACAGAACCACCAACTTTTTTATTGATAACATTCTGCGGCCGGACTTCGGATGCAAGAAGGAGAGCGGGAGCAGGGAGCGGGCACCGACCGCGGGCAGGGATAACGTCAGTCTTCTGAGAATACGGCCGTCTCATCCTACAATATTGTGCCAGGATTCAAACGGCAGCAGTGACGGCACttcttcctcgtcctcctcttcgtcTTCGCCGTCCTCGAAACAGAGCGCGGCGAAGCCGGAGCAAGGGAACGGAACTAACGGGACAAAGTACGACGAGGGCACTACGTCGATTGTGGTTGTAAATAAAGGAGGAGCCGATAAAAATAAAGAAGCGCAGCCGCTGCTGTGGCCCGCCTGGGTCTACTGCACGCGGTACTCAGACAGACCGTCATCCG GCCCAAGAACACGAaagttgaaaaagaaaaaagacgaGAAGGAAGACAAGCGCCCGAGAACAGCGTTCACGGCCGAACAGCTGCAAAGACTTAAAACGGAGTTTCAGGCCAATCGCTATATCACGGAGCAAAGGAGACAGACTCTGGCCCAGGAACTCAACCTCAACGAAtcgcaaataaaaatatggttCCAAAATAAGAGGgcgaaaataaaaaaggccaaCGGCATCAAGAACGCCCTCGCGCTGCAGCTCATGGCGCAAGGACTGTACAACCATTCCACCACCACCGTTCAGGAAGACAAGGTGGACAGCGACTGA